The following coding sequences lie in one Rissa tridactyla isolate bRisTri1 chromosome Z, bRisTri1.patW.cur.20221130, whole genome shotgun sequence genomic window:
- the MLANA gene encoding melanoma antigen recognized by T-cells 1 — MPRNHRNGNLFRGKGHSYLAAEEALGIGLFILVLAILLIFGCWYYKRRSGYKSLRSKSSSVGTIGTVVGEGTILDCKMALQEYRNFNSVVPDAPPAYEKIAADQSPPPYSP, encoded by the exons ATgcccagaaatcacagaaatggCAACCTTTTCAGAGGGAAAGGACACAGCTACCTGGCAGCAGAAGA AGCTCTGGGTATTGGACTCTTCATTTTGGTGCTGGCCATTTTGCTTATCTTTGGCTGCTGGTATTACAAAAGACGTAGCGGCTACAAAAGTCTGCGG AGCAAAAGCTCTAGTGTGGGCACAATAGGAACCGTAGTAGGTGAGGGGACAATACTGGACTGCAAAATGGCTCTGCAGGAGTACAGAAACTTTAATTCTGTG GTACCTGATGCTCCACCAGCTTATGAGAAAATTGCTGCAGATCAGTCACCACCACCCTATTCACCATGA